TTCCAATATGCACAAGAATAGGAAGGATTTAATTTCAGTACACTTAGTACACCTCATTGTAAATGGGTGACTCCTTTTAACTTCCacacaaaatgaattaaaatccTTCCTTGAGAAGTTTCAAAACACAGTTTCCAGTTAAACTGTAGTTTGAAGCTTATTCTGAAAGGAGTTTTAACTTCACAATCATTTGAAAAGTAGTGGCTAAAAGCTAAAAAGTCTCAAACAAGATTCACTTAAACATCACATTCATCATAATAAATTCCAGGTTACCTGGCAAGTTGTCAAAATTATACATAGAGATGCCttcaggaggagcaggaggtctGGCATCAAGAAGGAAGCCTCTTCCTTCATTCGGATGATAAACTGCAATCTAcgaaaagggagaaaaaaatgcgGTTACAGTTGCAACTTACTACAGCACTCCCGACTGTTAACAGGTATGGAATTAAATCCTAGTTTAATTAATTACCGTAATTTGCCATGACTGCTCTATCCCTTTAAGTAATTATTTAACACCAGCTGTTTCTCAACAATAGTTCACCTATTGCAAAAGTCAAGTCCAGTTTTGCTCTTTAATAATTGCTTGCTACCTACGTCTGTATAGCTGTACTATGGGGGAAAAAGGTTTCCCAGATGTGCATATGTAAACATTGCATCTCCAAGCAAATGATcacttcaatgaaaaaaaaccaacaacaaactGTGAAGGAACAGAATACTCCAAGCCCTTTATACAACACTGAAGAAATTGAAAGCATACTCACTGTGTTTCCATCACAAGATATTCTGAGAACTTCTTTCACAAGTTCTTGCGAATGGTGTTCTTTTAGAAACTCCATACACACTTCCCCAGTATCTAGAATGCTCacctaaaatatattaaatatacgAGTTAAACAAGACGACTGGTACTTTTGCTATTAGTGCTCTTAAAACAGAACACTTCAACATGACTGAAGGTTATAAGCCTGGTCAGTGGGGGTGGGGCTTCTTGAGTGACAAATCAAACACAGACAGGTCAGATctattatgttcttttttaaaagaacaaataggGGTGTGAGGGGAAACCTGACAGGATAAGTGAGACTATAAGAAATGGAACAAAAGGCAAAAGGGAATGAACTAACCCAAAAATTTATGTGAACAGTAAGGAttaataaaatttgttttcctttcctaccCACAAGatgggagaaagcagcactaTAGGAAAGATTCACGTTTTCACCTGAGAGCAagactgttttcatttctaatcCAGTTATTTATCTAATCTGTAAACGTGTTTGACATAGTTAAAATCTTCAATGCAGCTGTACAGCTAAGCAGTACAGAGTTTTAGAACTGTAGGAAGTATATATGCACTTAGTATTTGTTATGTCTACCTATGGTTTCTTTGCTTCTAAGCTAAAAGCAATGCCATGTCACTGCAGGAACTGACTACAAGTATTCCACATGCGAAAACTAAACTGCATTTTACTAATCTATAATGTAATTTAAAGTTATATTTTCTAAGAACAAATGCTTCTAGTTTACCAAGTGATTTTTAAGACATAGTCACACTGTATTGAATAGTGAAGTTGTTTCCCTTTCAAGAACTGATACATACcactgcattttttgttttttgcctgATAGGTTTCAGCCTGTGAGCGTTGAGAGGTGACACTAGACTTTGCAGTGTAGGTTTCTGATGTGCTGGAGGTTCTTTGCCCCAcgtttggttttgttctgaagtTGACCAAAGGCCACATGTAGAAGATGATGGTTGGATTTTCTCAGATTTGCAGAGAACTCCTGGGATGTATGTCTTTGGGTTTCTCTGGTTTAAAGAATGTGGACAGTCACCGGATGCATCGTGATTCCTTATATCTTTTAAGGTGTTCCATGCATTTCTAGATACATCTTGCTGCACATCCAGATGATATCGAAAACCTCCATGTGCATTACTGTTTCCTATTAGGTCTGCAGGTGGTCTCAGTGGAACTGAAAGCATCGTAAAGGTACATTGTAGATTCAgagtcagaagaaaaaaaaatgctattgtGTTTTTACACACTTCTCAAAAATATCATCTTAGGAGGCTTAAGTGGAGAATGGGATTTCTTTAATCCTTAGTCCATATCATTAGGCTATGACTTTAGTACGGTTCAATACCAATGCTAACAAAATTGCAGTGCTACTTAAAATATACTATTACTAGATTTCAGCTAAGATGGCCTTCAGCCTTAACACATATCCACTCCTTTTGCAAAACCATTTATAAACAACGTACTGATTTCAAATAGATACTTAAACAAGAATTAATTTACAAGAATGTTTAACCTGTTGAAACACAGTTTACTTGGCACTCAGATAACCACTAGTACCATTCTTACCTAACTAGTGTTTTAGCATCAGAGATTTTAGCAATCAAGATGTTAAATGAATGCTCTAAAcctcttgttttatttctagtcACTTGTTAAAAGACAAAACCCTGGTTTGATATTTAAACCTCCCATAATTGCTTCCCTTGTTTTGATACGTAAGCCTTTCACCAACTTTCACCTCACTCCTCCTGCCATGTGGCAGGACAGTTGAAAAGagaccaaaaaacccaaataagaTTATTCAGACCATATGTCATATTATTCCAATTCCCTCTagacagggagggaaggagtCCAGTAATATCAAAACAATGGCAGCCAGAACAGATTTGTGATTTAGTTTTATgattaaattacattatttgTAAATGATGTAACATGACGCATGACAAGGAACACCATCCCTTCtgtgtcttttgttttctcctccacCTCTCCGTCTGCAGTCTCATTATCTTTCTCATTCACCAAGGTCCCATTTTCTACTAAGGCATATTTGTACGGCTAAATTAACAGGGCTTTTGAGTCACCTGACAATCTTTTGTCATGTATTTACTTACACATTTCAGGTCACAACTGACTCATTATGGCAGGTTCTAGaatttgtttgggattttttccccccatcttccaacctcccctccccctttttctAAAATACTAGAAGAGAATGACCTCACTTTAGGAAGCTAAGTATACAAATTCAACGTACAATGTCTTCACTCTCATGAAGGCAGTTACATACAATTCTTTATACCAAGACAACAGCTTAAGAGGAACACCTAGCTACAAAACCTTCTAACTTCCTGTCTCAGGAAACACATTTGTGACAGCTttgacaaaaagagaaaacacaacaaTGGTTTCAATGGGATATTTTGTGCTCAGTTATGATTCTACAGATTACTGATGCTGGAAATCATTATGCCTCTTTCAACAGCTGTGTCAATTTTGTTGTTCAGTGACAAGTCACTTTAGGGCGTCCTGTGCTTTTCATTCCAGAAAGCTGCAACGATATACAACTTTTGACTGCAAAAATACACAACTGATTAGTAACACACCATTTGTTTGCATGCTTCCAAGCCACTGCTGCATTGTTTCAGTATGGGACTTCTGCTCTAACAAACCAACCTGGGGCTTCACTGGGCAGAGATAATTtgagctgcaaaataaaagttACACATGTAACCAAGATTACATCAAAGACACTTGCATAACAAAAGCTAGAGTGTTACAGCTGCAGAAACCACAATGCTTTTAGAATATTTAAGAAACACAGGTGGCATTTTGCAGCTCTAGACAGCAAAGaacattctgcttttttcatcagaaatgtTCATTGGgtaaagcataaaaaaaaaacctgtttccaAATGGAATGAAAAGTTATTACTAATTTTTAGCACAAATTTAAGCCTGTTAGCTTGGAACTGACATATATGAACAAAAATAGCTATTGATAACGCTGCCAGCTGTGGCTGTTCCTGCATCTAGTTCTTAATTCAGAGTCTAGGACACAGGGATGATGCCCTGTGGATCTCATTCAGCATTAAGAAATATGCAGCTGAAATACAATCTTATCACCTAAAATAATTTGAGtttatgtaaaatataatgaatCCCCAAAATTgcaaaggtggtttttttttttaccagcttTTTAGACCATGACATATAAATAGTGACAGGTAAACTCAAACTGTAATCCATATGTTGAAGAATAAAGAATACACCCATAACCAGTTTCTGCAGAATCACTGATCTCTTGTAAATTCACACTAAACTCCTGTGAGTTTTTCTACCCCTATAGTCTGTccttgtttgttctttcttcttacaATGATCATTACTTCACTAAGGACTCAGTTctccccccgcctccccccTGAATATAAGAATCTAATTTAGGTCTTAAAATCTTCCATTTAAGATTGTCGTGCAAGTTAACTATAGATGCAAGAGGCTTTCATATAATCAACCATGTAAAAAAAAGTAGTTACCGTTTAGTTAATCCCCATACTCATATTAATATTCTGTTACATTTGCATTCACCATGCCTCTATGAAGTCATGGGGAATACAAGTGAGCATTATGTTAACATTTGCTTAAATCATTTCTTGATTCATCAAACATTTCTCAAACTAGAAGGAATGCACATGTCCATTGAACTTGCTGAACAAAGCTTTACGTCAAACACAAATAGTCCAGAAAAACCTCTTcttccatttactttttctaCAAGGCAGAGTGCTCATCTGCCTTTTCCCTGAACTGGtttacaaaaagaaagacaCATGAAACCATCACACGAAGCTGCCACTTCTTAACGTGAAGAGAAATGCAAGAACTAAGATATGCAATAGTCCTTGTATTAAAAGAACCAGAAAGCGTTCTGTCTGCTGatggaaaaaaccaaagcaaacttCTGAGCATCAACTAAGTTTATCACAAAGAAGGGCTCTTGTTGCCCCTGAGGCAAAGATGAGGCCTCCAACACACAAGAAGCATCCCAGCACCACTTGCAGGTTTGACACCTGAAACCTGAACTGGTTTGAAACCTGAACTGGTTTGTATCAGCTGGACAAGTCCATCAATGTACAGCAAGTAGTcagtttttttttcaaagatactACAACTGAGGACAGAAGCAAGTGTCAGTTATCTTGGagtgttattttcctttctggtaCACCAGTTTAATAGTCCATCACTTCATCTTGTatttaatttgggttttttctttaccttGTTTAATCAttgcaggaaacaaaaaaaaccccaaataaacaaaaacaacaaacctcaaaaccaaacagagcACAAGGAAAAACGTCAGTAATGACACTCTGAATGCCTTCTACCCTAGTCTGGGTCTCTTCTGCAAAGAATTTACAAGGCTCTCTAATACAATTActgtgggaaaagaaatactCAACTTGCTGCacatagaaataataataatagagtATAAGCTGGATAAATAAAAGCTATGACCTAGCTAGCTGATGTGCTGTATCTATGAACTTTAAGATACGGACAGTGCGGACGTAAACCTGCAATAGCATCAACTATGCTCTCTTCTATGTGGTATATTCAATCTACAAGTGTAAGGACTTTGGGCACTTACTACAgcttacagaaacaaaatcatgCATTTAATATATAAGGCAGCTGTAAACTTAATTTCAATAAAAACTGATTCTTACTGTGGTTCATCTTTTACAGGTGGAGACAGTTGTCCTTCAAAAGAACCAGAACTACTGGAAATCTTCTCCTTAAATATTTCTCCTATGTCAGTATAGCTGTTTGCAGGTGAAAAACATTCTGTATTTTCCCTTGTTCCTACTTGAGGCTTAGAAAGCAGTTCCAAAGAGTGACATCTCTCAACAATATTCGGTATGCCTTGACTCTGACTATGGGATATGCCAGACCTATCTGAAGAGTGGGCTCTTCGGAGGTAGCGTGAATGTGGTCTCTCTTCAGCAAGTTGCACGGTTCTTCCCCTGCCAGTTACGccagtttcttttccctgaattCCCCACTGATGAAAAGAACCACTTCCATCTACTGATGAATTACTACCGGAATTCttggttttaggaaaaaaagtaattttatttggGAGTGGCTGTCCAACTAACagcttcttcttttccttcaagcAACCGCTGGTACTGATGTTGGAAGAGCCTGTGAAGGTTGTAGAGATGGTAGCGTTTCCACTGTCCATGGAGTCTTCCGAAGTTCCCAAATCTTTACTCCGTGCAGAGCTACACCTAGACATAAAGGGATGATCCAACACAGAGGAAAGACTCAAACGATCTGCCGGGTTTTTGCGAAGTAACCTATGTATAAGGTCTTGCGCCTCTCTTGATAAGAAGGCTGGCATTTCATAATCTGCTAATACTACTTTATTCAGCGTGTTCTTGACTGTGTCAGTGTCAAAAGGTGGCTTTCCAATAAGAAGAGTGTAAAACATACAGCCCAAAGACCACACATCAGATTCAAGTCCATGTGGACTCCTTGTGGCTATCTCGGGAGAAATGTAATTTGGAGTTCCACACATGGTGTAATGCTTTTCATGAGGCATTTTCAGCTGAGTTGCTAGTCCAAAATCGGCAATCTTGACGTTCATATTACTGGTGAGTAAGATATTAGAAAGGGTGAGGTCCCGGTGCAGTATTCCATGAGAATGAAGATACAGCATACCCGTGATAATTTGATGCAAGAAGTGTCGGGCTGtcaaaacacaaacccagaTGTTTTAGTCATATAAGTGAAATCAGAGCagtgaaaatagctttttgaaGTCTGATATTggtcttgatttttttatttttataatgaggATGTTATAAGGATGTTTAAGCATCATGCTAAGGAGACTGGAATTAACTTTGGTTTTTGCTTTAAGCAACATGGCATGACTACGTTTTAAGTTcattaaaacatgctttttcatGCAGTAATCAGATTTGTTTCATTGCTAACAGACCAATGCAAACAGgattggaaatattttcagttggcctaaactttttaaaatgaggttcttaagaatttaaaaagttAAGTTGTTCCTCactttcagaaacagcaaatgcaCAAAATCAAGCACCTTGACTATgtgcaaaatattaaaaaatacagagcacAATCTGAATGTTATTTGTTTCATCATTAGCAAACTGGCAAAGGCTTGTAGCATTCAAATTTCTCAAAAAGTTCTAAGTTCACAATATTGGGATAGCCTTTACATTCAATTATATTAGAAAATCAGGGAGTATTCAAGAGTTTTAGCTTACATCAAGAATAGCAAAACCTCATCCAGGCTGAAACAGCATCATTTATTTATGATGTTGCAGTCACAGCAATTTTAAGAATCATTCTCTCTAGAGCAAACCATTTACAaccctctttcttctcttaGCAGTGGGCAGACAGGTGCCTAACAAATGTCAGCAGAAACCTCTCCTCAAAGGAAGAGGCTTTATGGTAAGTCTGGAAGCAGTAGAGGCAATAACCACTGAGTCCAAATCAGCTGTAACCAGAACAGCTTCTCTGGCTGTGCCCTCAAACACTATACACTGCAGCTTgctttgctggggtttttttgttcatttaacTATTGTGGTTAGAACACAAGACCACTGAAAGCCTAACTGAAATCCTTTGTCAactgtaagaaaatgaaacattagtCAGTTCATaagtgaaatgatttttttttttccccaacactTTCTCAAAACACTATTTGAGAGAATAACATAGCCAAATAAAGTTTTAGCATTTCTCTGACAGTGGGCTCTCAGTGAAAGATCgatttttcagtgctttccatAAGAAACTTAAGTAAAATCGTAGGAGAAATTCTCCCCAGCTACCAGTCCTTCAAAAATTCTAGATGGAGTGTCAAATTGGATATTTCCTTGCTAACTCAGTCCTTAGCAACACAGTTAAGTGCACTATCTTCCATTTCCACACACAGCTTGGAACACGGTAAATACTTCCAACAATACCACATAAGGCAAACTATAATCTGGAGGGTTTGCAAACTGGTGACACGCAACACTGAGGTGAAGAGGTGAAGTACAGGTCAAAGGGAGCAGATCTGTGGATGTGAAGTTGCCAGTATTCCTCTGTGGAACTTCCCTGTCTTAACCTACACTTCAACATAACTAAATGTACAAAGGTAAGTTCTGCCTTCTATGTACTTCTACCTTCTAAGAtcactgtctttttttaaagcccaAATAGCACAAGCTAGTGTAAAacagcacaaacaaaaccaaaagtagACAGAAATTCCACTGAATATATGGGTAATAGTGCTTAATCTCTAGATTATCCCGTACCACAAAATTTTAAGCTATAGAAACTGGTTCAGTGATGGCAGTTTTAAATACTCCTTCCCTAGAATTAAATACTTACTGAGTAAGCCAAAAGGTTAATGCAATGAGAGctacatagaaaaataaaaacccttACCTTCTTCTTCTGAAAagggtttctttctgttctttatgtATCTGCTCATTTCACCATTGTGACACATCTCAAGTATCAAGTATACGTAGTTGCTATCTTCAAAATAGTTATAAAGCTAGAACATAAaacaatgaaacatttaaatgtatttttttgacTATCCAGCAAGTCACATATACGATCCTTCTTACAAAAACATGATTCTTACCTCGAGTATAGATGGATGCTTTAGCTGACAATGTATTTTCACCTCATTTTGAACCCTCTGTACCATTCCAACTTTGTGCATGGCTTTTTTATCTATCTGCAAATGGATCACAGAAGATTTTTGAAGCACCGCAACACCGATACAGAAATGTCAGTTTCAAGTGAACTTGACAATTTTCATGTTCAAGGCACATTTGCCTGAAAACTTCTAAATATAAGCACATTTTCACATAGTTTAACCTCATATATGCTTTTCACAAACAAGCATCACAGATAAATGGAGGAAAACACAACTTTCTGAAAGCAGACAAGTGTTAGCATTTTCAACACTAATTaagaatttttctgaaatacttatGCAGAGAAACCCAATTCTGATTTTGCCAGGCAGATATGCTAAATATAGTTAATGTTAAAAAGGTGGCTAAACATAAGTATTGTAGATCGTAAGTAAATCTGGCAAAACACCTGTGATGTACAAGCTCCCTTCACAAAGTCTGTCCTGGCAGTAAGGGAAATTTTTCAAGGCATTTTTCCCCAGGACTTCTCCAGGCACATAGATTCTGAATGAAGTTCTTGTGGTCACAAATTTCTTAATTAGAATTATAGGGCTGGCTGGCCAACCAGTGTTGAATATTTGAGCTTAAGTTATTTAACAGCACTGTAAGCATTTCCATTAATTATCAATAGAATCTATTTGGTTGTACTGCATCTTTCAGGATCAAATCCTAATCTAAATATCAGTTACATACAAACAAGCGATCCAGGCATGAATGTCCAATCATGTAACCTCGACGTTGTTCAGTCTCTTGGAAAACAAGAGATTCCCTTGGCTTGCTGCCTTACCATTTTGATTGCCACTTCCAGACCGGTTTTCAGGGATACTGCTCTGTAGACCCCTGCGAAGGAGCCCTTCCCCAGGAGGTTCCCCACCTTGAAATCCTGCAGCACGAACAAACCATAACCGTCAACCCCAGCTTTGAAGCCTGCCCCCTATGCCATACAGAGCCCCCCGCAAGAAATGGAGGGGGAAGCTCCTCAGTCGCCCCAGGGTTACCTGGACGGAGCTCTCCGGGGCACGGCGGCGGGCCCCGGGGCCGCGCTGCACCCCGCGCCGCATCCTCCTCCCCGCACGGCGGCCGGCCTGCACTGGCGCTGGCACTGGCGCTGCCTAGGGCGGCGTGGCCAGCTTCCCGCCGCATCTCCCGCCGCCCCCGGGGGACGAGAGACACCCGCCCCGGCTTCCCGCTGCTATAGCAGCGGCTGGGGAGCGaccgccgcccgccccgcaaACCCTCGCCCAGGGAACACAAAGCACCACGGGGGCCCCGCGCAAAACGCGCGCCGGCGAAGCTGCCGCTCTCCGACCGGGTGTCATCGCCCCGGGCGCTCCGCCCAGGCCAGGCCCCCGCCTCGGAGCTAGGGGAACGCAGCTCCACAACCCCAGGGCAGGGGGCGGGCTGGCTGAACCCCAGCGGCCCAGCCCGGAGGCGCCCGGGTCCGCCCCGCCACAGCCAGGCAGCAAGGGTGCGGGCGGGCCACGGAGGAGCCGCGCTCGGCGACCACCTCCCACAAGCCAAGCACCCGGGAGAGGGACGAGCCGCCGCCCAGCCTCTGCCCACCACCGGCCCCGCGCTCCCAGCAAATGGCGGAGCGGCCCCGGGCAGCAAGAGGGGGGCTACGCTCCGCACCTCGATTTTCTCGCCGATGCAGGTCGCCATGGCGCCGGCCGCTCTCCCCGGGTCCCGCTACGAGTTCTCCTCAGGACTCCGGCCGCGGCTGCCCATCACGGCACCCTCGGCCGCTCGCCCCGGCCCAGGCCTGCTCGGTCCCGGGCCCCGCGGCCGCTCCCCGCCCCCGGCGCCTCCATTTTGAAAAACCGCGCCGTtaccccccccgccccgcccacAGGTCGAGGCTGCGTCTGACGCAATCGCGTCACACGGAGCCACGCATAGCGCTGCGTGCGCGTTTCCCTGGCAGCCGTTAAGACGCATGCGCGGTTGTGGTTGTGCTGTGGTGGGGCTGAGGCGGGTGCCTGAGGGTCGGTGTCCGGGTGTGTCGCTGGGTTTCGGGCGCTGGCGAATAACCGGTTACGATCGCCCTGCTTGCGGCCCGGTGTCCATCCTCAGAGCAGGGAGAGCCTCCCCGCTGCCCGTGGAATAAGGGGGCCGGCCGTCCCTCTGCTCGCCTGGGCACCTTGGTGGAAGCCTTGCGGTCTGGAGGGTTGTGTGAAGCAGTCTGGTAGGGTCAGTTCCTCGTCGATGGGAGTGAACGTGAGCTCTGCTAATAATCAGTGCTGCCTGTGGGCATCTCCCGCGCACTCCATAGTTTTGTTATACCTTGGTGGTTTTTAAATAGCTGGGCTAAGTACTGGGATGAGCTCCAGCAAAGTGTTGAGGGCTTCCCTTCAGCTCATTGCCTTACCTATAAAGCGTCAAGAGTAGCTTTTCTACGTTACCTCCTCTGATACACTGTCTAGTAATGGAGATGCAGGGTGTTTGTCTCAGGTGTATGGGCTAGAAACAGGGATGGGCTTGGGTACAAGATGGCGTGGCCTGGGGTGAGTGCCTAGCCTCCTCCTCTTGGTCCTCAGGGGCAAGAGCAGCTTCGACCGCCTGGCACCCTGAGgaacctgcagcagcacaggaaaccTGCCCAGAGCTAGCTGAGAGGAAAAGCTGACAGTTGGGGTTTGTCCCAAATCCCCCTTTCCCAAGTGTTCATTCCAGTAAAAGAAGAGGTTCAAGCTGAAGATTCAAATCCTCAATTCCCAAGATTCCCACCCCCCCGACTACCTGAAAAAGCTTAGGCCAGTGAGGTTTCATCAGCTGGTGGTGGTATTGTGTATAGCGGACTGCTAGAGCACGTGGTGAACAACTGAAAAGCCTGGATTTACTTCGCTTTTCTGCTTAAGGAAACCCTAGAAAGGTGCTCTGATTTGGGGGCAGTAATGCCAAACGAAGTAATGTACCAGAATAGTAGCACAGTTTCAACATAAACACCGTGCAAGACAGTAACAAATTTTATGACCAAGTGCACTACGGAGCACTGAGCTGAGAGTGGTGATTCTTTGTGTCTAATCCCTACTACTTGGATTCTTTCTATACTGTTTAATATGAAATATAGAAgatttttaattcaaacaaaTATGAACGTCAATtaagacaaaaaggaaatattttttgcattgaAACATTACTAAAGTGTTGTGGTTGAAAGGGCTTTTAATAGAAGAAACAGTGCTTCTGGGAGCGGATTATGGTTTGCAGTCAGGTAGTATTTCGCTAATAAAATGAGGGCATAGTATTTTGACATGCATATATTAAGGGGCATGGGACATAATGTAGATCGTCTTCTTAGCAGATAGACCAGCTTGTCACTAATGGAAAGTACGTGTGTGCTCTGAAAGGTGGTTAAAGTAGATTTGAACAGAAG
The window above is part of the Strigops habroptila isolate Jane chromosome 3, bStrHab1.2.pri, whole genome shotgun sequence genome. Proteins encoded here:
- the PLK4 gene encoding serine/threonine-protein kinase PLK4; its protein translation is MATCIGEKIEDFKVGNLLGKGSFAGVYRAVSLKTGLEVAIKMIDKKAMHKVGMVQRVQNEVKIHCQLKHPSILELYNYFEDSNYVYLILEMCHNGEMSRYIKNRKKPFSEEEARHFLHQIITGMLYLHSHGILHRDLTLSNILLTSNMNVKIADFGLATQLKMPHEKHYTMCGTPNYISPEIATRSPHGLESDVWSLGCMFYTLLIGKPPFDTDTVKNTLNKVVLADYEMPAFLSREAQDLIHRLLRKNPADRLSLSSVLDHPFMSRCSSARSKDLGTSEDSMDSGNATISTTFTGSSNISTSGCLKEKKKLLVGQPLPNKITFFPKTKNSGSNSSVDGSGSFHQWGIQGKETGVTGRGRTVQLAEERPHSRYLRRAHSSDRSGISHSQSQGIPNIVERCHSLELLSKPQVGTRENTECFSPANSYTDIGEIFKEKISSSSGSFEGQLSPPVKDEPHSNYLCPVKPQVGLLEQKSHTETMQQWLGSMQTNVPLRPPADLIGNSNAHGGFRYHLDVQQDVSRNAWNTLKDIRNHDASGDCPHSLNQRNPKTYIPGVLCKSEKIQPSSSTCGLWSTSEQNQTWGKEPPAHQKPTLQSLVSPLNAHRLKPIRQKTKNAVVSILDTGEVCMEFLKEHHSQELVKEVLRISCDGNTIAVYHPNEGRGFLLDARPPAPPEGISMYNFDNLPEKYWKKYQYAAKFVQLVRTKTPKVTFYTRYAKCMLMENSPTADVEICFYDGAKIHKTAGVTRVIEKSGKSFTLKGESEAGLKKEIQVYMDHANEGHRICLALESAVLEEEKRSASVPFFPIIVGRKPGNTESPQAVAPPPLDSINCVKEVVALDGNRAAGSTPVQTPNCPPSVVSFEKSTFLTNTVETTCSSVHQTECSPNTAQLLKSVFVKNVGWASQLTSGAVWVQFNDGSQLVAQAGVSSITYTSPDGQRTRYGENDKLPEYIKEKLHCLSSILVMFTNPAGPH